One Salvelinus namaycush isolate Seneca unplaced genomic scaffold, SaNama_1.0 Scaffold48, whole genome shotgun sequence DNA window includes the following coding sequences:
- the LOC120041575 gene encoding zinc finger protein 436-like: protein MEDCSSQVEPNVKEGEITITLEEEKEEQEQEEETGDLIKTRERPDSHSDSRKSPSEEPDTETPKPARRHHCSYCGNSFTRLLHLKAHERIHTGEKPFHCSQCEKSFRWLTSLKKHERGHTQEKLYQCSLCGKSFTKLGGLTRHERTHTGGDKTYHCSQCGKRFNRLRHLNKHERIHTQEEKTYHCSHCEKTFSQSEDLKAHERIERLCSDLCF from the exons atggaggACTGCAGCAgccaggtggagcccaatg tgaaggagggagagataacTATCAcattggaggaggagaaggaagaacaagaacaggaggaggagacaggagatctgattaagacca gagagagaccagactctcactctgacagcaGAAAGAGTCCTTCAGAGGAACCAGACAcagagacgcccaaaccagcGAGACGACACCACTGCTCCTACTGTGGAAATAGTTTTACCCGATTACTACACCTGAaagcacatgagagaatacatacaggagaaaagcccttccactgttcccagtgtgaaaagagttttaggtggttaacgagtctgaaaaagcatgagagggGACACACACAAGAAAAGCTCTACCAatgctccctgtgtggaaagagttttaccaagTTAGGGGGTCTGACtaggcatgagaggacacacacaggaggggATAAGacctaccactgctcccagtgtggaaagagatttaacCGGTTAAGGCATCTGAATAagcatgaaagaatacatacacaggaggagaagacctaccactgctctcattgtgagaagacattttcccagtcagaggacctgaaagcacatgagagaatagagagactgtgttctgacttgtgtttttga